In one window of Nerophis ophidion isolate RoL-2023_Sa linkage group LG05, RoL_Noph_v1.0, whole genome shotgun sequence DNA:
- the cnot6a gene encoding CCR4-NOT transcription complex subunit 6a, which translates to MPKEKYDPPDPRRMYTIMSSEEAANGKKSYWAELEISGRVRSLSTALWSLTHLTALHLSDNSLSRIPPDIAKLQNLVYLDLSSNKIRSLPTELGNMVSLRELLLNNNQLRVLPFELGKLFQLQTLGLKGNPLAQEIMSLYQEPDGTRRLLNYLLDNLAGAIKRIPTEQPPARSWISLQEPDRTRPSALFSVMCYNVLCDKYATRQLYGYCPSWALNWEYRKKSIIQEILGCNADIISLQEVETEQYYNFFLPELKEQGYDGFFSPKSRARTMSESDRKHVDGCAIFYKTEKFSAVQKHTVEFNQLAMANSEGSEAMLNRVMTKDNIGVAVLLEVRKEMMEASSGKSLHCMEKQLLLVANAHMHWDPEYSDVKLVQTMMFLSEVKNIVDKATRSLKLSSVSGETNAIPLVLCADLNSLPDSGVVEYLSTGGVDCTHKDFKELRYSDSLTKFNCNGKNSTSNGRITHGFKLKSSYENGLMPYTNYTFDFKGIIDYIFYSKPHLNVLGILGPLDPHWLVENNVSGCPHPHIPSDHFSLFAQLELLLPNVPPQVNGLHLPTRR; encoded by the exons GTCGAGTAAGGAGTCTGAGCACAGCCCTATGGTCTCTCACCCACCTCACCGCCCTACACCTCAGTGACAACTCCCTGTCACGTATCCCGCCAGACATAGCCAAACTACAAAATTTGGTGTACCTGGATCTTTCGTCCAACAAGATCAGGAGTCTGCCGACGGAGCTCGGTAACATGGTGTCTCTCAG GGAACTGCTTTTAAATAACAACCAGTTGCGGGTATTGCCGTTTGAATTGGGAAAACTGTTTCAGTTACAAACACTGGGGTTGAAAG GAAACCCACTTGCACAAGAAATTATGAGCCTCTACCAGGAACCTGATGGTACGCGGAGACTGCTCAACTACTTGTTAGACAATCTGGCGGGGGCTATCAAACGCA TACCAACAGAGCAGCCCCCGGCCCGGTCATGGATCTCTCTCCAGGAACCAGACCGAACCCGGCCATCAG CACTGTTCTCCGTCATGTGCTACAACGTGCTGTGTGATAAGTATGCCACAAGGCAGCTGTACGGCTACTGTCCGTCCTGGGCTCTAAACTGGGAGTACAGGAAGAAGTCCATCATCCAGGAGATTCTTGGCTGCAATGCAGACATAATTAGTTTGCAG GAAGTTGAGACAGAGCAGTACTACAATTTCTTCTTGCCGGAGCTGAAGGAGCAGGGTTATGACGGGTTTTTCAGTCCTAAATCACGAGCTAGGACCATGTCCGAATCGGACCGCAAACATGTGGACGGATGTGCAATTTTCTACAAGACTGAAAA GTTCAGTGCGGTGCAGAAGCACACGGTGGAGTTCAACCAGCTGGCTATGGCTAACTCTGAGGGCTCAGAAGCCATGTTGAACCGAGTGATGACAAAGGACAACATCGGGGTAGCAGTATTGCTTGAAGTCCGCAAAGAGATGATGGAGGCCTCCT CTGGAAAGTCACTGCACTGCATGGAGAAGCAGCTGCTGCTGGTAGCCAACGCCCACATGCACTGGGACCCGGAGTACTCTGACGTCAAGTTGGTCCAGACCATGATGTTCCTGTCGGAGGTGAAAAACATAGTGGACAAGGCGACACGAAGCCTCAAGCTGTCATCGGTCTCTGGTGAAACCAACGCCATTCCACTGGTGCTCTGCGCTGACCTCAACTCTTTGCCCGACTCTG GCGTAGTGGAGTACTTGAGTACGGGCGGAGTGGACTGCACTCACAAGGACTTCAAGGAGCTCCGCTACAGCGACAGCCTGACCAAATTCAACTGCAACGGCAAGAACAGCACATCCAACGGCAGGATCACCCACGGCTTCAAGCTGAAAAGCTCTTACGAGAACGGCCTGATGCCTTACACCAACTACACGTTTGACTTCAAG GGTATCATCGACTACATTTTCTACTCCAAGCCTCACCTGAACGTCCTGGGCATCCTGGGCCCCCTGGACCCCCACTGGCTGGTCGAGAACAATGTCAGCGGCTGCCCGCACCCTCACATCCCCTCCGACCACTTCAGTCTCTTCGCCCAGCTGGAGCTCCTCCTGCCCAACGTGCCCCCCCAGGTCAACGGTCTCCATCTGCCCACGCGCAGgtag